Genomic DNA from Solanum dulcamara chromosome 4, daSolDulc1.2, whole genome shotgun sequence:
GGTGGCTACAACCAGCAGATCCCACAcctatttttgcatatttttaggccctgcaacacaacaCTACAACCTGCAGCACAACACCttacttcgactataatttaactatagcaattccaatttagtttatttcgaacgttgagcatttctatgatatttttaaactttcagcaacatacaaggggtgtaatacaccatataacaacaccaaaaacttcaaattgaaataaaagaccttacctttcccaaaattggcaaAAACTTGCCAAagctatcaaaacgtgaattctggacagcctactgtcttgtattgtcggttagtttcgaaggggtaattgagggaaacaggaattgtgtcctcaatgaaagttatagacatgtgtcttagggtcgcatactaTTTCGAATAACCCCTACAACAATTgtttacaaaatgatatgcccaaaataccaacagccatccgtgtagaatttctaaaacgaaATCTAGGAAGCACatcacctatacttcatcatcctttttcgagcagataaaagctgAAATGGGTTTttaagtctaaataaaagttatatccctatgaaatatctttccaaaacatctttaatcactcaaaacgaagctttacacaaggagttatactagtattactaaaaGTAGTCCCCtttaaaaatgggtttgttaacaagaacaaaaacctcctccttgccccaacgataaattttatgttgttaaacaccatcatatcaccgtaggataccttaaataattcattcataAAAAGAAATCAGGGAACTTACCTCAAAGCCATGGCTGTCGTAGCTCATTTCTCTCTTCCTCCatgtttctcattttttttctaagtgtaaaaaggatggaaaatgaaGGTTTAGTCATGAGACTAAGTATATATAGCCTTCCCTAGGATGTGACATATGGCATcacctaggggtgacatgtggcagccccctagggtgccacctcacttCATGCAATCAATCATGCGCTGCCACATGGcggcatggggtccaccccaagttgctacatcacctacttaagcctaagtaggtgcatcacctacttgtccaagtaggtgcatcacctacttgctccgagtaggcgcgtcatttccttatttcccttccgtaggtccataatctcatcttacttcaagagcctatgcattccttgctaGTTAAGCTCgatgtatactcaagtagcttaattacgtaggaaatttaagttggtagattacgcaagtagatcgagtcctacgactcaatacttggcctccaactctttctgaattcttataaccctatttccaatcttccctattatggggtatctcattctccctcccttagagttatttgatagcgtggtagacaATCTAAGTCATGTGGCAACttttaaaaagcttaagaaagtGTTCCGAAGTActaaagtatggggcataacagaTGACTCTTGCATTGAAACAGGGGAGGCTATCTTGCCAGGACATACTCCAAAGATAACTCAAATCAATtcaactgggctatgtggatccattatCTAGGTCATGAAGGCAACTTACATGGGCAACAatgtttgggactttaggttgctactaggattcccttggataaccaactgTATTATCCAACTAAATCCCAACTAGAAGTcttctcagtgcttagtcaatatcctaacagaaactcataaaacatgctcataacatagtaggaaaagatagtaattgtctatcaatccatctttaaaacatttaggaatagctcgtctaacttggtgattcataagaatctataactttggtgagaattgtccttgtcaccatctttaaacatctaatgatcttaacactaatcattatctcaaaacatctaatgatcttaactctgatcattatctcaactttaacttcaaaaattataatctaaGTTGTAACTCtttgaaaactatctttataaatcatttaactcataagtaactcataaaaatcatcttttttttcttttcttttttttttcatttgtaaaAGAGGTAAATATAATAGTTTTGGGTACCATTTACCCTACACACACTTTCCCTTTTGAGCCCTAATTAAtgtgttcttcttcttcttcgatcTTCTTTGCCATTCTTGCTGTTCttgtgaagatgatgaagaggcCAAAATATGTTGCTATGATGGTTTCCTTCTGATTCACACCAGCTTGTTTGCTCTGTATGTGTGTTTGTTGCCTTGAATAGTCAGTAGATGACCATTTTCGTCTTCTTCTTCGATCTTCTTTGCCATTCTTGCTGTTCttgtgaagatgatgaagaggcCAAAATATGTTGCTATGATGGTTTCCTTCTGATTCACACCAGCTTGTTTGCTCTGTATGTGTGTTTGTTGCCTTGAATAATTTGTGCTCTTCTCCTCTTAGTGTTGAAGATGATGAGGAGACCATTTGATTTGATGGATTCTTTCTGATTCACATCCGATTGCTCTGCATGTGTGTTTGTTGTCTCGAATTTTATTTTGAAGGTGGAACTTTCCttgtcttctttctttttctgtcTTTGTGCTCTTCTCCCCTTATtgttgaagatgatgaagaaactCAGTGTGGTTTCCTCTGATTCTCATttggtataatttgtttttgGTGTGTATTGTACTCCTCTGTTGATCTTGTTGCTTTTGTGTGTTTTCTGAAAGTTGTGAGATTTGTGATATGCCTTATTTGCCTTTGATTCAACTAAGTGTAGTTTATAGACCTGCAAAATGAACAAACAATTAGTAAAGATATCAAACTCATTCTCCTTTTCTGTGTCTCCAGTTTCCCATTTCCTTTTTCCTCCCTTTCCTTCAACATTTCTTAATTCTTAGATACGGAATTTGACTCTTATCACTATTTAGGATTCTTCTCATCTGTACATTCAACTCCTCAAACAAATAAGCCTGTAGGGGACCCTCATCTATGGCATAATTTGCTAAAGCATCTGCCAGTTTATTTGCTTCCCTTTCAAAATTCTTTGAATAGCTTGGGAATCTGTCTGGAAAATGATGTTATTTAGTCCCTGTTGTTTACAGTACTTCAAGGCTTCCAAAAGAGCCACAATTTCTGCTTCTATACTGGTGGCATAGCCAATTTCCTCACTCTTAGCATATATTAAGTTCCCTTCTGCATCTCTCACACAGTAACCATATGCACTTCTCCCTGGGTTGCCTCTGGATGCACCATCTGTGTTGCAAGCATACCAGCCATGTGGAGGTAGATTCCATCTAACTTTTGTTACCTTCACTCTTGCCTTGCCTCCCTCTAGCATTTGGATCAGATTTGTCCATCCAGGGGGGATAGTTCTAATTGAGGGATTTCTATATTGTACTAGTCTTTGGATAGAAACTATGACTAGATATATAACTGAACTATTAATCTTTCTATGTCCATGCTGGATACCATTCCTTCTCTTCCAAAGTTCCCACATTATAATTGATGGCACTGCAGCATAAACCTGTTTCAGTCTGTTAGTAACTGGTGTCATCCACCATTTCAAAATTAGCTGTTGCAGTTGTACCCCCTCCATCCTTATTCCTGCAGCCTTACAGAAAAAGGACCAAGTTCTTTTAGCTGTCTCAGATGTTAAGAAAATATGATGTATAGTCTCTTCTCTAGGATTTATACAACACCAACACTTTGACACCAGAATAAAGTTCATCTTCTTTAAAACATCATCTGTAGGAATTTTGTATTTCCAGCATCTCCACATGAAGAAGGAAATTTTAAAAGGCATACCCTTTATCCACATAAACCTGTAAATGTCCAGTTTTGGTCCCCTTTGCCTAATAAAATCCCAAGTTGATTTAATAGTAAATTCTCCACTTGTGTCTAGAATCCACCATGGTCTATCAAAGTCTCTTTCTTCCTTGGGTATGGTTATATTGTCTATTATATGATCAACAATATCTTTAGCAAGTACTTCCCTAAGTTTTTCTCTATTCCACCTCCCCTGCACTATCATTTCATTAACATTTTGAATACTTGCATCATAAGTATTCCCTggatttatataatataaagctCCCAATCCAGTCCAATTGTCTAGCCAGAAAAGTGAATCTCCTTTCCTCACTTGCCACCAGATTTGGTGTTCTATTAGGTCCCTGGCTTCTAGCATTCTTTTCCAAGTCTGTGACCCCTGTTTCCATTGCACCACTGTAGCATGCTCTTTCTTACAATATTTGTTGGTCATAAAATCTCTCCACAGGGAAGGTTTTGTCCTAAAGTTCCACCATAGCTTACAAAACAGTGCTAATGCCACATCATGTAATGATCTAACACCTAGGCCTCCTTCTGTAGTAGGAACACACATCTTATTCCAAGACACCCAGTGTCTACTTCTGCCCCCAATTGTATTGCTCCAGAAGAACTGAGCAAACATTTTGTGAATTTGTCTGATGATTCCAATAGGAGGGTTAACAGCTGATAGCATGTGTATTGGCATGCTTTGAAGTACATGTTTAATAAgtattgcccttcctccaaaagaTAACATTTTACCCTTCCATCCTTGTAATCTATTCATGATCTTAAGAGTCAAAGTATTAAAGAATTCCTTCTTTCTCCTACAATGATAGATAGGGCATCCCAAATACATAAAAGGAAATTCTCTTCTATTCATGCCAGTGACAATCTCCACTATTATACTGATGTCTCCTGCTACTTTATTATGCATATAAACAGCACTTTTGTTCATATTAATCTTTTGGCCAGAAGTCTGCtcatattttctcaaaatcctCATTATTCTTTGCAAAGAGACCATATCTGCTGAAGTAAACATGATCATGTCATCAGCATATGCAAGATGATTTATTTTTGGACTCCATTTAGGCATGCCAAAACCTTTAACTTGCATATCATGATGAAGTGCATTTAAGCTCCTTGTTAAGACCTCTGCTGCTAGTATGAATAAAGTAGGGGATAGAGGGTCCCCTTGCTTTACTCCTCTAGTAGATTGGAAGAATCCTTGTTGTTGCCCATTAACCAAAACAGAGTACCAATTATTGCTAACAATTCTATAGACCATGTCTATGCTCTTCTCTGAAAATCCCATGTGTCTGAGTACCTTAGTTAAGAACAACCAAGATATCCTGTCATATGCTTTTTTCATATCCAGCTTTATAATAACATTTGCTTCTTTTGTTCTTAGCCTTATATCATATACTATTTCTTGAGTCAATAGTATGTTCTCCACAATACTTCTATTTTTGACAAAACCAGCTTGATTGGGAGATATAATATTAGGTACTTTGGCAACCAATCTCTCATGTAACAGTCTCAAAAAAAATTTGTTCACAAAATTGCTCAAACTAATTGGTCTCATATCAGAGAAGGTATTAACCATATCTTTCTTTGGTATTAAGACCAAATTAGTATGGGTGACAAACCTGGGTAATTCTGCACCACAGAAGAAAGCCTTCATCATATTGGTGACATCCTGTCTAATGATATCCCAGCAGGTTTGATAAAACACCCCAGTAAAACCATCAGGTCCTCCAGCACTGTCACTATTTAGTTGGAAAACCACTCTCTTCACTTCCTCTTCAGTTGGTTCTGCTTCAAACATCACATTGTCCTCCTCAAAGATCATTCTGGGTAAGTGATTCAGAATTTCATAGTCCTTAGGATCTTCTTCTTTTGTGAACTGAGCAGTGTAGTATTTGATGGCTTCAGCACTTATTCCCCCTTCTTCTTCTATCCAATTCCCATCTTCTCCTTGAATTCTTCTGATTTGcattcttttccttcttcccTGTACATGAGGAAAGGAGATTCACTTTTCTGGCTAGACAATTGGACATCTATgattcaacttgaattgcatataaagatcattgataacatctaaaaacaaaatcaactcagctcaatgtaattcatcaaaactagggttcataaccaattataaattaaatgaaaacttgagaaatatttgggatttcatgggtgaaaagggcccatgaatcaattcccacataccttgcttaaattcactaggaattgaagaaAAACCTTGAAGAAACCTGGAAGCCCTAGCTTGGagattggagagaaaccttgagagaccttgtgagttctttccttgaaaattttaagagaatgaattgaataggaggggattttgaacaatagagtatttatagactttgaacttggtcataaaagtgtctaggtttattgaaccaaactttgaaGAGTATTTTTGCAACAATTTCAATAgtttaagggtattttaggcccttctctattttttaaataatcacCCTATATAATCTTCAtgtaatattaaattttattcttttcaaattcttcatttaatataaaattatttttttattctaaatttctaaataacataaattacaagcaaatattatatattatatatattaatggacaattcaaataaaagtgaaataattGATAAAATACAATTACATAACAAATTTTAGcatcataaaatttattttaaattttacataCGTACTCAgctttcaaaattatttaattgttcCCATAAATACTTTATTAATGCATTACGGAGTACAAAATGAGAATTTttgttcttaatttttttatgtctagaaaaaattatttaaattaacaaTTTCATCTTGTATCCaattattttgtgtactaattTACTTCCCTTATTCCATTTTGATCTATTACATTAAGTATTTTCATGTTCATTAAAAATTGTAGTTTAATAATTTATTCC
This window encodes:
- the LOC129884258 gene encoding uncharacterized protein LOC129884258, whose amino-acid sequence is MYSIRLQRSLYGLKQSRRMLYKRLSEYLSKKGYINDAICPCIFIKKTTSEFVVLVVYVDDINLIETPIELQKAIAYLKNEFEMKDLGKTKLCLGLQTEHLTNGIFVHQSAYTKIVLKRFYMNEAHPLSNSMVVRSLDMNKDPFRPQEKNDELLGPEGRRKRMQIRRIQGEDGNWIEEEGGISAEAIKYYTAQFTKEEDPKDYEILNHLPRMIFEEDNVMFEAEPTEEEVKRVVFQLNSDSAGGPDGFTGVFYQTCWDIIRQDVTNMMKAFFCGAELPRFVTHTNLVLIPKKDMVNTFSDMRPISLSNFVNKFFLRLLHERLVAKVPNIISPNQAGFVKNRSIVENILLTQEIVYDIRLRTKEANVIIKLDMKKAYDRISWLFLTKVLRHMGFSEKSIDMVYRIVSNNWYSVLVNGQQQGFFQSTRGVKQGDPLSPTLFILAAEVLTRSLNALHHDMQVKGFGMPKWSPKINHLAYADDMIMFTSADMVSLQRIMRILRKYEQTSGQKINMNKSAVYMHNKVAGDISIIVEIVTGMNRREFPFMYLGCPIYHCRRKKEFFNTLTLKIMNRLQGWKGKMLSFGGRAILIKHVLQSMPIHMLSAVNPPIGIIRQIHKMFAQFFWSNTIGGRSRHWVSWNKMCVPTTEGGLGVRSLHDVALALFCKLWWNFRTKPSLWRDFMTNKYCKKEHATVVQWKQGSQTWKRMLEARDLIEHQIWWQVRKGDSLFWLDNWTGLGALYYINPGNTYDASIQNVNEMIVQGRWNREKLREVLAKDIVDHIIDNITIPKEERDFDRPWWILDTSGEFTIKSTWDFIRQRGPKLDIYRFMWIKGMPFKISFFMWRCWKYKIPTDDVLKKMNFILVSKCWCCINPREETIHHIFLTSETAKRTWSFFCKAAGIRMEGVQLQQLILKWWMTPVTNRLKQVYAAVPSIIMWELWKRRNGIQHGHRKINSSVIYLVIVSIQRLVQYRNPSIRTIPPGWTNLIQMLEGGKARVKVTKVRWNLPPHGWYACNTDGASRGNPGRSAYGYCVRDAEGNLIYAKSEEIGYATSIEAEIVALLEALKYCKQQGLNNIIFQTDSQAIQRILKGKQINWQML